Part of the Burkholderiales bacterium genome is shown below.
CTGGGCGCATTCAAAAAGGGTCAATTCATCGGATATATGTGGTTCTGCTTTCGTACCTACGAGGAAGATGAGGTTCGCTGCACTTACGTCGTGACACCCGCGGAAGAAGCGGTCTTCGATTTCGACCTGTATCTTTTTCCGCAACACCGCATGGGTCTCGGCTTCGTCGGAATCTGGAACGGCGCCAACAAGTTTTTGCACGAACGCGGGATCAAGTTTACCTTCAGCAGACTTACGCGATTCAATACCGCATCGCGACGCGCTCACCACCATCTCGGTTGGAAGCTCGTCGGCCGCGCCGTTTTCTTGCAGGCATGGCGCCTCGAATTCATGATGGCGACGCTCTTTCCATTCCTGCACTTATCGCTGGGAAAGCCGGGGCACGTTCGGCTGCAGCTGCGTCCCGACGTGTTGCTACCCTAGCCTTGCTAACATTTGCGGCATCGCACAGCGAAACCGGAGCGTCGCCGCCAACCGCGAAATCCGTTGCCACTATATCAGGAGCGAAATGGGTACGACTAAAGAGCTCGATCCGGAAGCCGATCTCCTGGAACGGACGCATCTTGGGATTCTTTTTCGCGTTGTGCAGCTTGCAAAGTTCATCCAGCCCGCTTTCCATCGGATCGCTCGCTGTACCACTCTATAATACGGCGCTTGGGCAACTCGATAGGTATTGGGCGGCAAAAGTGCCGCGTCAAACCCGGTTACGGTACTGGATGGCTTAGGAGATTCCCGCTTTGGATGTGCAGAAAGAAGTTATCAATATATTGGCGGCAGTTCTCAACCTAGGCACTCGCACCGCCTCCTTTACACCGGAAACCCGTTTGCTGGGAAGCGTTCCGGAGCTCGATTCCATGGCAGTCGTTTCGGTCATCACATCGCTAGAAGAACGTTTCGGTTTTGCGATCGACGATGATGATATCGACGGCAGCACGTTTGCCACGATCGGCAGCTTGGTGGAATTTGTAAACCGCAAGCGCGCCTTGTAATTTTCCGTGGGGCCCGAGGTTTTCTACTTGACGGTCGAGGAAGGAAGACGATTGTGCGTGCTCCACCGTCAGCAACAGCGCGCCGAGCGGGGGGCTCTGCTGTACATACACCCATTCGCCGAAGAGATGAACAAATCGCGCCGCGCAGTCGCGGTTGCTGCCAGAGAGCTTGCCAGCGCCGGCTGGACGGTGCTTCAGATCGATCTTTTCGGTTGCGGCGATAGCACGGGAGGGTTCGAAGATGCGACGTGGGAGCTTTGGCTATCCGACGTGGCGGCGGGATGCAAATGGTTGAGCGACCGAGTGCACGGGACGCCGGGACTTTGGGGGTTGCGCGCGGGAGCGCTACTCGCGTGGCAAGCGGCCGCGAGGCTGTATCGGCCAATGAACTTGCTGCTGTGGCAGCCCGTAATATCGGGAAGAACACATCTCTCGCAGTTCCTTCGGCTCAAGGTCGTGCGCTCGATGAGCGGCGACTCCGCCGAGCGCAGCTCCACTCAAGCGCTGCGCGACCGCTTGAACGGTGGCGCCCAGATTGAAATAGCCGGCTATATGCTCTCGCCGTCGCTGGCAATTCCCATGGAACAGGCGGAAATTCGCGTCGCAAACGGGCCGATGGAGACCGTGTCTTGGCTGGAGACGGGATCATCGGCGGAGCTCGCCCCCGCCAGTCGCGAATGCATCGCGCGCCTGACTGGCGCCGGCGTATGCGTGCGCACGAGTGTGGTCTCCGGCTTGCCCTTTTGGCAAACAACCGAGATCGAGGAAAGTCCGGCGCTCATCGCCGCTACGCTCAGCGCGCTCGATACGTGGCCGCGAGCGTCTTAGCCCGCACCGTTTCTGTCGAAACGGATTCCAGGCGGTCTTAGTTTGAAGGCGCGCATTCTTGCAAAGCGACTCCGCAATGGCTAATCGCGGCGTGTCGGTGGTCGTGCCGACTTTCAATCGAGGGCACTACATCGAAGAATGCCTCGATAGTTTGCTCGGGCAAACACTTCGGGCCGAGGAGATTATTGTCGTCGACGACGGCTCCCAGGACGATACCGCGGAGCGCCTCAAGCGCTACCGTCAAGA
Proteins encoded:
- a CDS encoding acyl carrier protein, giving the protein MDVQKEVINILAAVLNLGTRTASFTPETRLLGSVPELDSMAVVSVITSLEERFGFAIDDDDIDGSTFATIGSLVEFVNRKRAL
- a CDS encoding hydrolase 2, exosortase A system-associated → MLHRQQQRAERGALLYIHPFAEEMNKSRRAVAVAARELASAGWTVLQIDLFGCGDSTGGFEDATWELWLSDVAAGCKWLSDRVHGTPGLWGLRAGALLAWQAAARLYRPMNLLLWQPVISGRTHLSQFLRLKVVRSMSGDSAERSSTQALRDRLNGGAQIEIAGYMLSPSLAIPMEQAEIRVANGPMETVSWLETGSSAELAPASRECIARLTGAGVCVRTSVVSGLPFWQTTEIEESPALIAATLSALDTWPRAS